The following coding sequences are from one Candidatus Nitrohelix vancouverensis window:
- the secF gene encoding protein translocase subunit SecF, with the protein MEIFKTETKIDFLGKTRITLALSAILIFISIASIAFHGGLNYGIDFAGGTLVQLKFKEPPSINDVRDGLKTMGMGESSIQEFGSKNDILIRVQRSDGKLEAVGQNIRDALSSKFNKDDITVERVEMVGPKVGKDLREKALLSILYAIIGIVIYISWRFEFQYAIAAILALIHDIVITVGAFSLLDKEFTLTIVAAILTIIGYSLNDTIVVFDRIRENLRRRGKFSLTEIINGSINQTLSRTLLTSGTTLLVMMAIFLRGGEIIHDFSFALLIGVGIGTYSSIFVASVFLVYWESRARAR; encoded by the coding sequence ATGGAAATTTTCAAGACGGAAACCAAAATTGATTTCTTGGGCAAGACCCGCATCACGCTGGCCTTGTCCGCGATTTTGATTTTTATAAGCATCGCCTCTATCGCGTTTCATGGCGGGTTGAATTACGGAATCGATTTCGCTGGCGGCACCCTAGTTCAATTGAAGTTTAAAGAGCCGCCGTCGATCAATGACGTGCGAGATGGATTGAAGACGATGGGTATGGGCGAAAGTTCCATTCAGGAATTCGGCTCTAAAAACGATATCCTCATCCGCGTGCAACGAAGCGACGGCAAGCTGGAGGCGGTGGGTCAGAATATACGCGACGCCTTATCGTCTAAATTCAACAAAGATGATATTACTGTTGAACGCGTGGAGATGGTGGGGCCGAAGGTGGGTAAAGACCTGCGTGAAAAAGCTCTGCTATCCATTCTCTACGCGATCATCGGTATCGTGATTTATATCTCCTGGCGTTTCGAATTCCAATACGCGATTGCCGCCATTCTGGCTTTGATACACGACATCGTGATCACTGTCGGCGCATTTTCACTGCTCGATAAAGAATTCACCCTGACGATTGTGGCGGCGATCCTGACGATCATCGGCTATTCGCTGAACGATACCATCGTTGTGTTTGACCGCATACGCGAGAACCTGCGTCGACGCGGTAAATTCAGTTTAACGGAAATCATTAACGGAAGCATCAACCAGACCTTGAGTCGAACCCTGCTCACCTCCGGGACGACGCTCCTGGTCATGATGGCTATTTTCCTGCGCGGCGGAGAGATCATTCATGATTTTTCCTTCGCGTTGCTGATTGGCGTGGGCATTGGCACATACTCCTCCATATTTGTGGCCAGCGTTTTTCTGGTTTACTGGGAATCGCGGGCCCGCGCGCGCTAG
- the secD gene encoding protein translocase subunit SecD, producing the protein MYRNLRWKIPLIALVLLGASWLSYPLEEKINLGLDLQGGMHLVLEVEVEKAVETSLERLADDLKRDIDEKDIEADRILALIEESGLKIALLDEDDAAAVATLISERYPFLEKQASGADKLALVYHLSSDQVKRIHENAVSQGLETIRNRVDQFGVSEPSIQVQGERRILVQLPGIKDASRAINLIGKTARLEFKLLDEDNSIQSALAGVIPEGSEILHERVVNRETGVVEKEPHLLKKRAVLTGDTLTGAIVSYDSDFNEPYVSLTFNSIGAMLFQQITRDNVKKRLAIVLDNTVYSTPVIQEEIAGGRAQITGQFTTEDARDLAIVLRAGALPAPVTILENRTVGPSLGKDSIQKGIESIIMGGILVVIFILVYYKLSGVIANIALVLNIVLLLGALAYFGASLTLPGIAGIILTVGMAIDANVLVFERIREEIRIGKTVRAAIDAGFAKAFRTIVDANITTFIAAVVLFQFGTGPIKGFAITLCIGIAASMFTAVFVSRTIFDSVMSARKIEKLSI; encoded by the coding sequence ATGTATCGAAACCTGAGATGGAAAATTCCACTGATCGCCTTGGTATTGCTGGGCGCGTCTTGGTTGTCTTATCCGTTGGAAGAAAAAATCAATCTGGGTCTGGACCTGCAGGGCGGTATGCACCTGGTTCTCGAAGTCGAGGTCGAGAAGGCGGTGGAGACCAGTCTGGAACGTCTGGCCGACGACCTGAAACGCGACATCGACGAGAAAGACATCGAAGCGGATCGTATTCTCGCGTTGATCGAGGAATCCGGCCTTAAAATCGCTTTGCTGGATGAAGACGATGCCGCCGCTGTTGCGACCCTGATTTCGGAACGCTATCCCTTTTTGGAGAAACAGGCGTCCGGAGCGGACAAGCTGGCTCTGGTTTATCATTTGAGCTCGGATCAGGTCAAACGTATCCATGAAAACGCGGTGAGTCAGGGTTTGGAAACCATTCGCAATCGCGTCGATCAATTCGGCGTGTCCGAGCCGAGCATTCAGGTTCAGGGCGAGCGCCGGATTCTCGTGCAATTGCCGGGCATCAAAGACGCCAGTCGGGCGATCAACCTGATCGGCAAGACGGCGCGCCTGGAGTTCAAACTGCTGGACGAAGACAACAGCATTCAATCTGCGCTGGCCGGCGTCATTCCAGAAGGAAGCGAAATTCTGCATGAGCGCGTGGTGAATCGCGAAACCGGCGTCGTGGAAAAAGAACCACATTTGTTGAAAAAGAGGGCGGTTCTGACGGGCGACACCTTGACGGGCGCGATCGTGAGTTACGATTCGGATTTCAACGAGCCGTATGTGTCGTTGACCTTCAACAGCATCGGGGCCATGTTGTTCCAGCAGATCACCCGAGACAACGTGAAAAAACGCCTGGCTATCGTTCTCGACAATACGGTGTATTCCACGCCGGTCATTCAGGAGGAGATTGCCGGAGGCCGAGCGCAGATCACGGGACAATTCACAACAGAAGACGCGCGCGACCTGGCCATTGTCTTGCGCGCAGGCGCCTTGCCCGCTCCGGTCACGATTCTAGAAAACAGAACGGTTGGACCTTCTTTGGGTAAAGATTCGATCCAGAAGGGAATCGAGTCTATCATTATGGGCGGCATTCTGGTGGTCATCTTCATTTTGGTGTACTACAAACTTTCGGGGGTGATTGCCAATATTGCCCTGGTCTTGAACATCGTATTATTGCTGGGCGCTCTGGCGTATTTTGGAGCCTCGTTGACCTTGCCCGGCATCGCAGGAATCATTTTGACGGTGGGCATGGCGATCGACGCAAATGTGCTGGTTTTTGAGCGTATTCGCGAGGAAATCCGCATCGGCAAGACGGTGCGAGCCGCTATCGACGCAGGATTTGCCAAGGCATTTCGAACGATTGTGGATGCGAACATCACCACCTTCATCGCCGCCGTGGTTTTATTTCAGTTCGGCACCGGGCCTATCAAGGGGTTTGCTATCACCTTGTGTATCGGAATCGCCGCAAGTATGTTCACGGCGGTATTTGTCAGTCGAACCATTTTCGACAGCGTGATGAGCGCCCGGAAAATAGAAAAGTTGAGCATATAA
- the aspS gene encoding aspartate--tRNA ligase codes for MSNTLNRTHYCGELNASLIGQNVTLCGWVHTRRDHGGLIFIDLWDKEGIAQVVLNPQIDQLAHQQAQSLRGNYVIGVRGLVRERPEGMVNEKLSTGQVEVYIDELEIFNPSTTPPFSPWEPQEVSEAIRLKYRYLDLRSDELQNNLRLRYQVAKTARNVLDRNGFMEIETPMLTKSTPEGARDYLVPSRVAPHHFYALPQSPQLFKQILMASGMDRYFQIVKCFRDEDLRQDRQPEFTQIDIEMSFASQEQIFELVEEMICEIFLETLKQSVTAPFPILTYQEAMDRYGCDKPDTRFGLELVDLSDTVKGSGFKVFEQALESGGQVKAIRIENATETLSRKALDDLTEVAKTYGAKGMAWIKIQENELQSPIIKFFEKPMLDALLEQMQGKPGDVLVFCADSAKVVADSLAHIRLAAAKRLNLIDEKKKNFIWVTEFPLLEFNEEEKRFTAMHHPFTAPTDQNLEALQNTPPEKLLARAYDLVLNGNEIGGGSLRIHRKDVQEKAFELLGIQNKEAREKFGFLLDALEYGAPPHGGIAFGLDRIAMLVTGADSIRDVIAFPKTQKASCLMTEAPSRVDDRQMKELKLKYDLS; via the coding sequence ATGTCCAATACATTGAATCGAACTCATTACTGCGGGGAACTGAACGCCTCCCTGATAGGTCAGAACGTAACCCTGTGCGGCTGGGTGCATACCCGTCGAGACCACGGCGGCCTCATTTTTATCGACTTGTGGGACAAGGAAGGCATCGCGCAAGTCGTTCTCAACCCGCAAATCGACCAACTCGCGCACCAGCAGGCCCAGTCTCTGCGCGGCAATTACGTGATCGGCGTGCGCGGTCTTGTGCGCGAACGTCCCGAAGGCATGGTCAACGAAAAACTCAGCACCGGGCAGGTGGAAGTCTATATCGACGAGCTGGAAATTTTCAATCCCTCGACAACGCCGCCCTTTTCCCCCTGGGAGCCGCAGGAAGTCTCCGAGGCGATTCGCCTGAAATACCGCTACCTCGACTTGCGTAGCGACGAACTGCAAAACAATCTGCGATTGCGTTACCAGGTCGCCAAAACCGCTCGCAACGTTCTCGACCGCAACGGTTTCATGGAAATCGAAACGCCCATGCTGACCAAGAGCACGCCGGAAGGCGCGCGCGATTATCTGGTCCCGAGCCGCGTGGCGCCGCATCATTTTTACGCGCTCCCGCAATCGCCGCAATTATTCAAACAGATTTTGATGGCGTCGGGAATGGATCGTTATTTCCAGATCGTGAAATGCTTTCGCGACGAAGACCTGCGCCAGGACCGACAACCGGAATTCACCCAGATCGACATTGAGATGTCCTTCGCCAGCCAGGAACAGATTTTCGAACTGGTCGAAGAAATGATCTGCGAAATTTTTCTGGAGACCCTCAAACAAAGCGTAACCGCTCCGTTCCCCATCCTGACCTATCAGGAAGCGATGGACCGCTACGGTTGCGACAAACCCGACACGCGCTTTGGCTTGGAACTGGTGGACTTGTCCGACACCGTCAAGGGAAGCGGATTCAAAGTATTTGAGCAGGCGCTTGAGAGCGGTGGCCAGGTGAAAGCCATCCGCATTGAAAACGCAACTGAGACCCTGTCGCGTAAAGCGCTCGACGATTTGACCGAAGTCGCCAAAACCTACGGCGCCAAGGGAATGGCCTGGATCAAGATTCAGGAAAATGAACTGCAGTCGCCCATCATCAAATTTTTTGAAAAGCCCATGCTCGACGCACTGCTGGAACAAATGCAGGGCAAACCCGGGGACGTTCTTGTATTTTGCGCCGACTCCGCGAAAGTGGTCGCTGACTCTCTCGCGCACATTCGACTCGCCGCCGCGAAACGTCTCAACCTGATCGACGAGAAAAAGAAAAATTTCATCTGGGTCACCGAGTTCCCTTTACTCGAATTCAACGAAGAAGAAAAACGCTTCACCGCAATGCACCATCCCTTCACTGCGCCGACCGATCAAAATCTCGAAGCCCTGCAAAACACGCCGCCCGAGAAATTGCTGGCGCGCGCTTACGACCTCGTGCTCAACGGCAACGAGATCGGCGGCGGGAGCCTTCGTATCCACCGGAAAGACGTGCAGGAAAAGGCCTTTGAATTGCTCGGCATCCAGAACAAGGAAGCCCGTGAAAAATTCGGCTTCCTCCTCGACGCACTGGAATACGGCGCGCCGCCTCATGGAGGCATCGCCTTTGGTCTCGACCGCATCGCCATGCTGGTAACGGGAGCGGACTCCATTCGCGACGTCATCGCATTCCCGAAGACGCAGAAAGCATCCTGCCTGATGACCGAAGCGCCTTCAAGGGTCGATGATCGGCAGATGAAGGAACTCAAACTGAAGTACGACCTCTCCTGA
- the yajC gene encoding preprotein translocase subunit YajC, which translates to MLDLAFAMMPPPEGQEGGPGLLGMLPPMIMMFLIFYFILIRPQQKKQKESQKMLEALKEGDNVVTLSGIHGTIKKIKEDTVVLQICEQPHPVKIKINRASIALKRE; encoded by the coding sequence ATGCTTGATTTAGCGTTTGCCATGATGCCTCCTCCAGAGGGGCAAGAAGGAGGACCGGGACTGTTGGGCATGTTGCCGCCCATGATCATGATGTTTTTGATCTTTTACTTCATCCTGATTCGTCCTCAACAGAAAAAGCAAAAAGAATCTCAGAAAATGCTGGAAGCGCTGAAGGAAGGCGACAACGTCGTGACCTTGAGCGGAATCCACGGCACCATCAAGAAAATTAAAGAAGATACGGTTGTTCTGCAGATATGCGAACAGCCTCACCCGGTGAAGATTAAAATCAACCGTGCTTCAATAGCACTTAAAAGGGAATAA
- a CDS encoding 4Fe-4S dicluster domain-containing protein yields MRFRYKLDKKTFKNKKVAPQRMPGWDQAHVDADQRGDHASNDGDVLALDADTISSQHQKDVDKKNAEIREVSRRDLFSFARLGDFSEAVEEEEKKRRKKRRSSEEDEEQDESEEETLHEDEVNEDSEEDETPPPPKVGFFKKIFNKLKPGSKSEDEEPQAVPGPNSIAASAAEAVREELRAAEEEEEVEIVPEEPEAEYDRRNLLKQGIHFFAKPAMDSVQEKIDKVNTTVDKITKRVPLIRPPGAISEKDFLNACTRCDKCIHACPKDAIKRAPKKMGFFIAGTPYIEPLKNPCVMCDHLPCISACPDGALLPVASPSDVNMGYAILDKGRCQAYGDTFCQQCVIDCPIPGAITQTVDSKPVIHKNICTGCGVCARSCSTVNIPVAIKIKPQMVVEHQLKKKRLEREKAEREAEEQEARLRMAEEEAQEEAQEEAQEENEVELTAPAEDTKE; encoded by the coding sequence ATGCGATTCCGATACAAACTCGATAAAAAAACGTTCAAGAACAAGAAGGTCGCACCCCAGCGCATGCCCGGCTGGGATCAGGCGCATGTCGACGCCGACCAGCGCGGCGACCACGCTTCGAATGACGGGGATGTTCTTGCTCTCGACGCCGACACGATTTCCAGCCAGCATCAAAAAGACGTAGACAAGAAAAATGCTGAAATCAGGGAGGTGTCGCGCCGCGATCTCTTCTCTTTCGCGCGACTCGGTGATTTTTCTGAAGCCGTGGAAGAGGAAGAAAAAAAACGCCGGAAAAAACGCCGCTCCTCTGAAGAGGACGAAGAACAGGACGAGTCCGAGGAAGAAACCCTCCATGAAGACGAGGTGAATGAAGATTCCGAAGAGGATGAAACTCCGCCTCCGCCCAAAGTCGGCTTCTTCAAAAAAATATTCAACAAACTCAAACCCGGTTCCAAATCCGAAGACGAAGAACCTCAAGCGGTTCCCGGCCCAAACTCCATAGCCGCCAGCGCCGCAGAAGCCGTGCGGGAAGAATTGCGCGCCGCAGAAGAAGAGGAAGAAGTCGAGATCGTTCCCGAAGAACCGGAGGCCGAATACGATCGCCGCAACCTGCTCAAACAAGGCATTCATTTTTTCGCCAAACCGGCGATGGACTCGGTTCAGGAGAAAATCGACAAAGTAAACACCACCGTCGATAAAATCACCAAACGGGTTCCCCTGATTCGTCCCCCGGGAGCGATTTCAGAGAAAGATTTTTTAAACGCCTGCACGCGTTGCGACAAATGCATTCACGCCTGTCCCAAGGACGCGATCAAAAGAGCGCCCAAGAAAATGGGCTTTTTCATCGCCGGAACGCCCTACATCGAACCGCTGAAAAATCCCTGCGTCATGTGCGACCATCTGCCCTGCATCTCCGCCTGCCCGGACGGGGCGCTGTTGCCGGTCGCCAGCCCCAGCGACGTGAACATGGGCTACGCCATTCTCGATAAAGGCCGCTGTCAGGCCTACGGCGACACCTTCTGCCAGCAATGCGTGATCGACTGCCCCATCCCCGGAGCCATCACCCAGACGGTCGACAGCAAACCCGTCATCCATAAGAATATCTGCACCGGATGCGGCGTATGCGCTCGCTCTTGTAGCACCGTCAATATTCCCGTCGCCATCAAGATCAAACCGCAAATGGTGGTCGAGCACCAGTTGAAGAAAAAACGACTGGAAAGAGAAAAAGCCGAACGCGAAGCGGAAGAGCAGGAAGCCCGCCTGAGAATGGCTGAAGAAGAGGCACAGGAAGAGGCACAGGAAGAAGCGCAGGAAGAAAACGAAGTCGAGTTGACCGCCCCCGCCGAAGACACAAAAGAATAG